In Notamacropus eugenii isolate mMacEug1 chromosome 1, mMacEug1.pri_v2, whole genome shotgun sequence, one genomic interval encodes:
- the LOC140522215 gene encoding uncharacterized protein isoform X1 translates to MMVITRNTCEKNIQVKSSLGFVFSLQIDELGPGNESPKNYQQEVNTGSKRRQDPAILIEESVTFKDVAVDFTREEWEQLNQSQKKLYRDVMLENYRNLVSLGFAVSKPDVIYQLERKEGSWMPEADVPRSSCSESREFAGHKPHECNECGKTFRYKTELTVHHRIHTGEKPYECSECVKAFRSKKQLAVHQKIHTGEKPYECNECERAFRYKGQLIVHHRIHTGEKPYKCSECGKAFRYKPHLRVHQRIHTGEKPYKCSECGKDFRYKTKLKVHQRIHTGEKPYECSKCGKTFKNKTELRVHQRFHIGEKPYECAECERTFKYKSRLKVHQRIHTGEKPYECSECGKACRDKPQLMAHLRIHTGEKPYECSECGKAFRSKSYLTLHHRIHTRDMCYECNQYGKGFLCNSDITLHQEIHPGEKPYECLECGKAFRRRRQLTVHQRIHTGKKPYECSKCGKAFSRKSHLTVHHRIHTGEKPYQCSECENTFRDKTELIVHYRIHTGEKPYKCSKCGKSFRRKSHLTVHHRIHTGEKPYQCSECENTFRDKTELTVHYRVHTGEKPYECSECGKAFRNKSTLTVHQRIHTGEKSYECKNCRKAFLSNSQLNRHQKIHSDKKPYSCNECGKTFRVGVQLTQHQIIHSKKKP, encoded by the exons GAATCAGTCACATtcaaggatgtggctgtggacttcacTCGAGAGGAGTGGGAACAGTTGAaccaatctcagaaaaagttgTACAgggatgtgatgctggagaactatAGGAACTTGGTGTCTTTGG GATTTGCAGTTTCCAAACCAGATGTGATCTACcagttggaaagaaaggaaggctcTTGGATGCCAGAGGCAGATGTTCCCAGAAGCAGCTGTTCAG AGAGCAGAGAATTTGCTGGACATAAAcctcatgaatgtaatgaatgtgggaagaccttcAGATATAAGACAGAACTTACAGTGCATcacagaattcatactggagagaaaccttatgaatgtagtgaatgtgtgAAGGCCTTCAGGAGCAAGAAGCAACTTGCTGtgcatcagaaaattcatactggagagaaaccttatgaatgtaatgaatgtgaaagGGCCTTCAGATATAAGGGACAACTTATAGTGCATcacagaattcatactggagagaaaccttacaaatgtagtgaatgtggaaaagctttcagatATAAGCCACACCTTAGAGtacaccagagaattcatactggagagaaaccttataaatgtagtgaatgtggaaaggacttcagatataagacaaaactgaaagtacatcagagaattcatactggagagaaaccttatgaatgtagtaaATGTGGGAAGACCTTTAAGAATAAGACAGAACTGAGAGTGCATCAGAGATTTCATattggagagaaaccttatgaatgtgctGAATGTGAAAGGACCTTCAAATATAAGTCACGACTTAAAGTgcaccagagaattcatactggagagaaaccttatgaatgtagtgaatgtgggaaggcctgcAGGGATAAGCCACAACTCATGGCACATttgagaattcatactggagagaaaccttatgaatgtagtgaatgtggaaaggccttcaggaGCAAGTCATATCTTACTCTTCATCACAGAATTCATACTCGAGATATGTGTTATGAATGTAACCAGTATGGGAAAGGTTTCTTATGCAACTCAGATATTACTCTCCATCAAGAAATTCAtcctggagaaaaaccttatgaatgtttggaatgtggaaaggcctttagGCGGAGGAGACAACTTACagtgcatcagagaattcatactggaaagaaaccttatgaatgtagtaaATGTGGTAAGGCCTTCAGTAGGAAGTCACATCTTACAGTTCATcacagaattcatactggagagaaaccttatcaatGTAGTGAATGTGAGAACACCTTCAGGGATAAAACAGAACTTATAGTACATtacagaattcatactggagagaaaccttataaatgcaGTAAATGTGGAAAGTCCTTCAGGAGGAAGTCACATCTTACAGTTCATcacagaattcatactggagagaaaccttatcaatGTAGTGAATGTGAGAACACCTTCAGGGATAAGACAGAACTTACAGTACATTACAgagttcatactggagagaaaccttatgaatgcagtGAATGTGGAAAGGCATTCAGGAATAAATCAACTCTTActgtgcatcagagaattcatactggagagaaatctTATGAATGTAAGAATTGTAGGAAAGCTTTTCTCTCTAACTCACAGCTTAATCGACATCAAAAAATTCATTCTGACAAGAAACCTTATTcctgtaatgaatgtgggaagaccttcAGAGTGGGGGTACAACTTACTCAACACCAAATAATTCATTCAAAAAAGAAACCTTAA
- the LOC140522215 gene encoding uncharacterized protein isoform X3: MAPVLRARPGQESVTFKDVAVDFTREEWEQLNQSQKKLYRDVMLENYRNLVSLGFAVSKPDVIYQLERKEGSWMPEADVPRSSCSESREFAGHKPHECNECGKTFRYKTELTVHHRIHTGEKPYECSECVKAFRSKKQLAVHQKIHTGEKPYECNECERAFRYKGQLIVHHRIHTGEKPYKCSECGKAFRYKPHLRVHQRIHTGEKPYKCSECGKDFRYKTKLKVHQRIHTGEKPYECSKCGKTFKNKTELRVHQRFHIGEKPYECAECERTFKYKSRLKVHQRIHTGEKPYECSECGKACRDKPQLMAHLRIHTGEKPYECSECGKAFRSKSYLTLHHRIHTRDMCYECNQYGKGFLCNSDITLHQEIHPGEKPYECLECGKAFRRRRQLTVHQRIHTGKKPYECSKCGKAFSRKSHLTVHHRIHTGEKPYQCSECENTFRDKTELIVHYRIHTGEKPYKCSKCGKSFRRKSHLTVHHRIHTGEKPYQCSECENTFRDKTELTVHYRVHTGEKPYECSECGKAFRNKSTLTVHQRIHTGEKSYECKNCRKAFLSNSQLNRHQKIHSDKKPYSCNECGKTFRVGVQLTQHQIIHSKKKP; this comes from the exons GAATCAGTCACATtcaaggatgtggctgtggacttcacTCGAGAGGAGTGGGAACAGTTGAaccaatctcagaaaaagttgTACAgggatgtgatgctggagaactatAGGAACTTGGTGTCTTTGG GATTTGCAGTTTCCAAACCAGATGTGATCTACcagttggaaagaaaggaaggctcTTGGATGCCAGAGGCAGATGTTCCCAGAAGCAGCTGTTCAG AGAGCAGAGAATTTGCTGGACATAAAcctcatgaatgtaatgaatgtgggaagaccttcAGATATAAGACAGAACTTACAGTGCATcacagaattcatactggagagaaaccttatgaatgtagtgaatgtgtgAAGGCCTTCAGGAGCAAGAAGCAACTTGCTGtgcatcagaaaattcatactggagagaaaccttatgaatgtaatgaatgtgaaagGGCCTTCAGATATAAGGGACAACTTATAGTGCATcacagaattcatactggagagaaaccttacaaatgtagtgaatgtggaaaagctttcagatATAAGCCACACCTTAGAGtacaccagagaattcatactggagagaaaccttataaatgtagtgaatgtggaaaggacttcagatataagacaaaactgaaagtacatcagagaattcatactggagagaaaccttatgaatgtagtaaATGTGGGAAGACCTTTAAGAATAAGACAGAACTGAGAGTGCATCAGAGATTTCATattggagagaaaccttatgaatgtgctGAATGTGAAAGGACCTTCAAATATAAGTCACGACTTAAAGTgcaccagagaattcatactggagagaaaccttatgaatgtagtgaatgtgggaaggcctgcAGGGATAAGCCACAACTCATGGCACATttgagaattcatactggagagaaaccttatgaatgtagtgaatgtggaaaggccttcaggaGCAAGTCATATCTTACTCTTCATCACAGAATTCATACTCGAGATATGTGTTATGAATGTAACCAGTATGGGAAAGGTTTCTTATGCAACTCAGATATTACTCTCCATCAAGAAATTCAtcctggagaaaaaccttatgaatgtttggaatgtggaaaggcctttagGCGGAGGAGACAACTTACagtgcatcagagaattcatactggaaagaaaccttatgaatgtagtaaATGTGGTAAGGCCTTCAGTAGGAAGTCACATCTTACAGTTCATcacagaattcatactggagagaaaccttatcaatGTAGTGAATGTGAGAACACCTTCAGGGATAAAACAGAACTTATAGTACATtacagaattcatactggagagaaaccttataaatgcaGTAAATGTGGAAAGTCCTTCAGGAGGAAGTCACATCTTACAGTTCATcacagaattcatactggagagaaaccttatcaatGTAGTGAATGTGAGAACACCTTCAGGGATAAGACAGAACTTACAGTACATTACAgagttcatactggagagaaaccttatgaatgcagtGAATGTGGAAAGGCATTCAGGAATAAATCAACTCTTActgtgcatcagagaattcatactggagagaaatctTATGAATGTAAGAATTGTAGGAAAGCTTTTCTCTCTAACTCACAGCTTAATCGACATCAAAAAATTCATTCTGACAAGAAACCTTATTcctgtaatgaatgtgggaagaccttcAGAGTGGGGGTACAACTTACTCAACACCAAATAATTCATTCAAAAAAGAAACCTTAA
- the LOC140522215 gene encoding uncharacterized protein isoform X2 — MAPVLRARPGQIDELGPGNESPKNYQQEVNTGSKRRQDPAILIEESVTFKDVAVDFTREEWEQLNQSQKKLYRDVMLENYRNLVSLGFAVSKPDVIYQLERKEGSWMPEADVPRSSCSESREFAGHKPHECNECGKTFRYKTELTVHHRIHTGEKPYECSECVKAFRSKKQLAVHQKIHTGEKPYECNECERAFRYKGQLIVHHRIHTGEKPYKCSECGKAFRYKPHLRVHQRIHTGEKPYKCSECGKDFRYKTKLKVHQRIHTGEKPYECSKCGKTFKNKTELRVHQRFHIGEKPYECAECERTFKYKSRLKVHQRIHTGEKPYECSECGKACRDKPQLMAHLRIHTGEKPYECSECGKAFRSKSYLTLHHRIHTRDMCYECNQYGKGFLCNSDITLHQEIHPGEKPYECLECGKAFRRRRQLTVHQRIHTGKKPYECSKCGKAFSRKSHLTVHHRIHTGEKPYQCSECENTFRDKTELIVHYRIHTGEKPYKCSKCGKSFRRKSHLTVHHRIHTGEKPYQCSECENTFRDKTELTVHYRVHTGEKPYECSECGKAFRNKSTLTVHQRIHTGEKSYECKNCRKAFLSNSQLNRHQKIHSDKKPYSCNECGKTFRVGVQLTQHQIIHSKKKP; from the exons GAATCAGTCACATtcaaggatgtggctgtggacttcacTCGAGAGGAGTGGGAACAGTTGAaccaatctcagaaaaagttgTACAgggatgtgatgctggagaactatAGGAACTTGGTGTCTTTGG GATTTGCAGTTTCCAAACCAGATGTGATCTACcagttggaaagaaaggaaggctcTTGGATGCCAGAGGCAGATGTTCCCAGAAGCAGCTGTTCAG AGAGCAGAGAATTTGCTGGACATAAAcctcatgaatgtaatgaatgtgggaagaccttcAGATATAAGACAGAACTTACAGTGCATcacagaattcatactggagagaaaccttatgaatgtagtgaatgtgtgAAGGCCTTCAGGAGCAAGAAGCAACTTGCTGtgcatcagaaaattcatactggagagaaaccttatgaatgtaatgaatgtgaaagGGCCTTCAGATATAAGGGACAACTTATAGTGCATcacagaattcatactggagagaaaccttacaaatgtagtgaatgtggaaaagctttcagatATAAGCCACACCTTAGAGtacaccagagaattcatactggagagaaaccttataaatgtagtgaatgtggaaaggacttcagatataagacaaaactgaaagtacatcagagaattcatactggagagaaaccttatgaatgtagtaaATGTGGGAAGACCTTTAAGAATAAGACAGAACTGAGAGTGCATCAGAGATTTCATattggagagaaaccttatgaatgtgctGAATGTGAAAGGACCTTCAAATATAAGTCACGACTTAAAGTgcaccagagaattcatactggagagaaaccttatgaatgtagtgaatgtgggaaggcctgcAGGGATAAGCCACAACTCATGGCACATttgagaattcatactggagagaaaccttatgaatgtagtgaatgtggaaaggccttcaggaGCAAGTCATATCTTACTCTTCATCACAGAATTCATACTCGAGATATGTGTTATGAATGTAACCAGTATGGGAAAGGTTTCTTATGCAACTCAGATATTACTCTCCATCAAGAAATTCAtcctggagaaaaaccttatgaatgtttggaatgtggaaaggcctttagGCGGAGGAGACAACTTACagtgcatcagagaattcatactggaaagaaaccttatgaatgtagtaaATGTGGTAAGGCCTTCAGTAGGAAGTCACATCTTACAGTTCATcacagaattcatactggagagaaaccttatcaatGTAGTGAATGTGAGAACACCTTCAGGGATAAAACAGAACTTATAGTACATtacagaattcatactggagagaaaccttataaatgcaGTAAATGTGGAAAGTCCTTCAGGAGGAAGTCACATCTTACAGTTCATcacagaattcatactggagagaaaccttatcaatGTAGTGAATGTGAGAACACCTTCAGGGATAAGACAGAACTTACAGTACATTACAgagttcatactggagagaaaccttatgaatgcagtGAATGTGGAAAGGCATTCAGGAATAAATCAACTCTTActgtgcatcagagaattcatactggagagaaatctTATGAATGTAAGAATTGTAGGAAAGCTTTTCTCTCTAACTCACAGCTTAATCGACATCAAAAAATTCATTCTGACAAGAAACCTTATTcctgtaatgaatgtgggaagaccttcAGAGTGGGGGTACAACTTACTCAACACCAAATAATTCATTCAAAAAAGAAACCTTAA